From the genome of Nocardia sp. NBC_01503, one region includes:
- a CDS encoding SRPBCC family protein, with amino-acid sequence MRTVDVERTIRAPLPDVFDWLTDATNYQRVPMVRRVTLVRPGDTAGHGAGAVRLIVTPLIRLTEEIVEYKPQQLMRYRLLKSVPPLRHQDGFIAFKEVSAGTRVRWFSTFEIASPVMPGLCTAVFLPAIRAGFLMVLRTAERELRGA; translated from the coding sequence ATGCGCACGGTCGATGTTGAGCGCACCATCCGGGCACCACTGCCGGACGTGTTCGACTGGTTGACCGATGCGACGAATTATCAACGCGTGCCTATGGTTCGCCGGGTGACGCTGGTGCGGCCGGGTGATACCGCGGGGCACGGGGCCGGTGCGGTGCGGTTGATAGTCACTCCGCTGATTCGCCTCACCGAGGAGATCGTCGAGTACAAGCCGCAGCAGCTCATGCGCTACCGTTTGCTGAAATCCGTTCCGCCACTGCGACATCAGGACGGGTTCATCGCCTTCAAAGAGGTGTCCGCCGGAACCCGGGTGCGCTGGTTCTCCACCTTCGAGATCGCCTCACCGGTCATGCCGGGGCTCTGCACGGCGGTTTTCCTGCCGGCGATCCGGGCCGGGTTCCTCATGGTGCTACGCACCGCGGAGCGTGAACTCCGCGGTGCGTGA
- a CDS encoding DMT family transporter — MAWGYLMIAAVFEIAFALGTNATKGFTRLWPSVFTLLAAAGGIFTLSLALRTLDVGVGYTVWTGIGSIGTVVLGALIYKEKITVPKLISFAAIIAGAITLRIAAGA; from the coding sequence ATGGCCTGGGGATATTTGATGATCGCCGCGGTCTTCGAGATCGCGTTCGCATTGGGCACCAATGCCACCAAGGGGTTCACCCGGCTGTGGCCCTCGGTGTTCACGCTATTGGCCGCCGCCGGAGGTATTTTCACGCTCAGCCTGGCACTGCGCACCCTCGATGTCGGCGTGGGTTACACCGTCTGGACCGGTATCGGATCCATCGGCACGGTCGTGCTCGGCGCGCTCATCTACAAGGAGAAGATCACGGTGCCCAAGCTGATCTCGTTCGCCGCCATCATCGCGGGCGCGATCACGCTGCGGATCGCCGCGGGCGCGTAG